One Antarctobacter heliothermus DNA segment encodes these proteins:
- a CDS encoding hydratase — translation MAHAAMETMMRPDVIVTYSEALKAARAAGKQIVPPGEIPTYSEAIAIQAAIQTDLGAVAGFKVAARPEGPPVLAPISAHRVFDSGVAISSPNMAGVELEIAFELMQPFSDAPLRDLFRPRLVMELVDTRFSGDALDPMQKMSDMQLNDGLVLGPVLDSWDGSDFGTVQARMTGADRVILDGAAEVPGGSALANLQLCLDHLGDHCGGVQPGQHIITGSLCGLPWFGAGDVVQAEVAGFGEVKAALVPR, via the coding sequence TTGGCCCATGCAGCAATGGAGACCATGATGCGCCCTGACGTGATTGTCACTTATTCCGAAGCCCTGAAGGCCGCCCGCGCCGCCGGCAAGCAGATTGTGCCGCCGGGGGAAATTCCTACCTATTCAGAGGCAATAGCCATCCAGGCCGCAATTCAAACCGATCTGGGGGCTGTGGCAGGCTTCAAGGTTGCGGCGCGGCCCGAGGGGCCGCCGGTTCTGGCGCCGATTTCGGCGCATCGTGTCTTTGACAGCGGCGTGGCTATTTCGTCGCCGAACATGGCCGGGGTTGAACTGGAAATCGCATTTGAACTGATGCAGCCCTTTTCGGATGCACCGCTTAGGGATTTGTTCCGTCCGCGTCTGGTGATGGAACTGGTCGACACACGGTTTTCGGGTGACGCTTTGGACCCGATGCAAAAGATGTCCGACATGCAATTGAACGACGGTCTGGTTCTTGGGCCGGTTCTGGACAGCTGGGATGGGTCGGATTTCGGCACGGTACAGGCGCGGATGACCGGGGCGGATCGCGTTATTCTGGATGGTGCGGCCGAGGTGCCGGGCGGGTCCGCGCTGGCCAACCTGCAACTGTGCCTTGATCATTTGGGTGACCATTGCGGCGGCGTTCAGCCGGGCCAGCACATCATCACCGGGTCGCTCTGCGGCCTGCCATGGTTTGGG